A section of the Acanthochromis polyacanthus isolate Apoly-LR-REF ecotype Palm Island chromosome 1, KAUST_Apoly_ChrSc, whole genome shotgun sequence genome encodes:
- the xgb gene encoding x globin: MGCAISGLAAKSEFAERNTDDAAAHPSEEQIQMIKDSWKVIRDDIAKVGIIMFVRLFETHPECKDVFFLFRDVEDLERLRTSRELRAHGLRVMSFIEKSVARLDQLERLEALALELGKSHYHYNAPPKYYSYVGAEFICAVQPILKEQWTAELEDAWKTMFQYVTSLMKQGYQEESARQRHLAVSPKERPDKRNTAL, from the exons ATGGGCTGCGCAATATCAGGTTTAGCTGCAAAGTCGGAGTTCGCAGAAAGGAACACAGACGATGCTGCTGCGCATCCAAGCGAGGAGCAGATTCAGATGATCAAGGACTCGTGGAAAGTTATCCGGGACGATATAGCCAAAGTTGGGATTATTATGTTCGTCAG GTTGTTTGAGACCCATCCTGAATGCAAGGATGTCTTCTTCCTGTTTCGCGACGTGGAGGACCTGGAGAGGCTGCGGACCAGCCGGGAACTCAGAGCGCACGGCCTGAG GGTGATGTCTTTTATTGAGAAAAGTGTGgcgagactggaccagctggagCGACTGGAGGCTCTGGCTCTGGAGTTAGGAAAAAGCCATTATCATTACAACGCTCCACCCAAGTACTACAGT TATGTCGGAGCAGAATTTATCTGTGCAGTGCAGCCCATCCTGAAGGAGCAGTGGACAGCGGAGTTAGAGGATGCATGGAAG ACCATGTTCCAGTATGTGACCAGTCTAATGAAGCAGGGATACCAGGAGGAGAGCGCCCGACAGCGCCACCTTGCAGTTTCCCCAAAGGAAAGACCGGACAAGAGGAACACAGCACTATGA